The genomic segment GTTACTCATTGTCTTCAACAGCCGTATATCAACGCAATCTGTGGACTTGATTATATCCTTGAAGTTTGTCATACATTCAATTAGGAAGTTATCCATTTCCAAGTCTTCTTTCCCCGGTAGTTGCGCCATTTGGTAGTAGGCGCATTTGCCAAATGCGATGAATGCCTCTGTATCAGTTATCATTCAGTATAGTGTTAAAACATGacatttgtaatattatttgtaactGAATCTTATGTATACAAACCAGGATAAATAGTGATGCCGGAATCACAACTACAAAGTAATTTAAACAACTCTTTCCACTGATTCAAGGCTTCATACGAGTGTCCCATGAGCAAGCATACAAACGCAAATTGCAATTCAGCGATAATGTACATATAAGGTCTATCCATATATTCCGCCATCTTAAAGCCACATTTATTCTTCATCCCATCCACCAACTCAAATTCCTTAATCATGCAATCCAAAGCCCACGTTTTATCCATCCCAATGTTAGTGACATTGCTGCCATGATTCTGCTTTATCCCATATCGGTAACTAGGTATTTGggtaaaatatatcacacCCCCATCGAAATTTTCCACAActaaatcattaaaatcgTATCCATgtatgatttattaaataatacttACCCTTACTGCCATTTTCAGTGTCGTTTTCAACTTTAGCACTATTCCCAGTGTCACATTGTGTAGCGGCCAATTTGTATCCTTCAATAGAGTGATCATTAGGATTTACGTAGGAAGAGATGTTATTTGTTGTTATTCTACTTGCCATGTATTCATCCAGTGATTTTTTTGCATTGATTTTTGATGTTTTGTTACTCTCTTTAGTATAATTGTTTGGTGCTGTAGAACTAGCTATTGTCCCATGGTCTAAGGGTTGTAACCGATCAATAGTCTCCTTGTTAATAAACTCCGTCAAAGCCTTCCATGGTCTAACAATTTCACTGCTCAGTCTGCCCATATAGCTGTTGAAATCTCCGCGTTTAAATCCAAACACATACCTTTCTTCATCGGCGCATTGTTCAAACGCTACTCCTAATTTCTTACTTGCTTGCAGAACCACAATTTGTCCCTCTGttatatacacaaaatGCCCATATCTAACCTCGTCACGTGTCAAATATAAGTAGTGTGGACCAGTACTAAGCTCTACCACCGCgcaaattgaattatttgcCCTGAAAAATCCGAAGTCCAATCCTATGACTTCGTCTAATGGCAATTCTACTAGTAATAATGACATATTCAATCAATCACATCATATATACTCCAAGTATTACCGGGTAAAATCAAATGTATGCATAGTCAATGTAGGGTAGTGATTCGTGGCTATGCAACACGTGCaggaaaaaaatttaattagaCGAAATTTGTGTTAGGTGTGTTAATTCAACCGTTAAGCAGGTCTAGATATATGGGTTTCACTTGTGTAGTATGCCCATAAATTTGTACTTGTCACCGCCGTCCTTAGTGTACAGAATAGTAACATTAGATTCTAGTGCTACGGCTATGCTTCGGTGGCCATGAAAGGCAACTTTTGAAATCGAGTTATTCCCCAAGTCGACACCATTATCTACTTTCACTTTACGCACATCCAACATTTCTAGTTCCTCACCCTTctcattgtatataaatactttgCTGGAGTGAGAAGCTATTATCTCGCCTAACGAATAGTCTATAGTATTCATTGGCATGTCACTTTTAATAGAGAAAATTTTAGTCCAAGTGGGTGAGTTGTCAATTCTAAACCATTTTACTAGCCTATAATCTTGGCCAATAGAGAACAAGCTGGAGCAGTTTGTATCGAAACATAGAGCCGTAACTCCCCCAAAATGTGCATCAAATGGCGCCGTAAGTTCGTTTGTTTTCAGGGACAAAATTCCAATTTTGCCACCAGCTGACCCTAGTACTATGAACATATCAGTATCCGTATTTCCAACATTTAGTGCCGAGGGATATTCATTCAACACACGCGATTCGCCTATGAACGAAATAGTTGATAGTTTAGGGGATATAGTGAGTTTCATAACATGGATTGACCCTGAAGCCAAGGAGGCGATTATGTATTGGCCAAATTTAGGATTAGTCCAGGCTATAGAAAGAGTCGAGGGGTGGAATTGGCTGCGTATAATTTCGGTGAAACAGCCATTTGAGATATCAAATAGTGTACAAATTTTGTCCTCCGTTAATACCGCTAGGAACCTgccaaaattatcaaattttgccTCAATTATGCCACTGCCACCCAACGATACTTCCCCCAATACGTTTATTTCCATTTGCTCACTCCAGCCGCAccactaaaattattgatgaGATTTTTGGGGGATTTTTAATAAGTCTGCAGTCATGTTGAtgcaattaataaatattatgtataataatattttaattaacaCTTCCATTTTTATGTAATAACTAATTGTCTGGAGTCGCATCACACTCACACATTTATTCATACCTATACCATTAATCTCATGTCTAATATCCAATAGACAATAACTAATGTCTAATATTTAGTTTTATATACGTCAGTAATGTAGTAGATGATCTAGtgattatcaatattattagGTAACTAAGTCATAACGCGAATTGAATAGTTTATTCTCATTGCCACTAGTatgatttttattactTATTATCAAAGGGaggaaaataatttttttcttcATGCTATACTGGGCCATAACCCGTCATATACttcatatataatcaattagcACCAAGACAATAATGTGGTGTGTAATAAATGTAACTATTTATGGTCggtttaaatatttttacatggATAATTTGCTCTAATTAGTATTAATATCTTACACATCAATGTTTTCAACTGTATACATCTGCTAAATTGTTAGGATGAGTGCCGAAATTGATCCTCAGTTTTTTTTGTTCCCCCCGGGTAAGTCAATAACTAATGTCTAGGAATGGAAAAAAGGAAGGATCGAAGTAAATTGTTGGAGGATGCGGGAAATTTCTATAAAAAActttttgttatatatgcTAAGCATGTCAAAAGCAATAGTCAGGCCTATGATAACATTGAGCATCTACAAAAAAAAGCATCAGAATTTCTTAAGTTGGTAAAAAGGGCATCCATTCATGACAAAACTGGAATATTCTCCAAGCCGATCATTTCAATTGCATCCGATACGATTGATACAGTTGAACCCATCGCTATCACTGTCGATAAAGTTGTACCAAATACACCGGCTCCCTGTTCACAGGTGGCGGAGCAGTCTGATGTTGATAAACATAATGATTCAGATGGTGTTTTTACAACAAGAATGTCCAATGAAATTCCTGTAAATGACGTGTCAAAGACGGTTGAGGGTAGTGTATCAATTTCCTCTGAGACTACTATTGATTACTATGTCAACTCGTCCAGGGATGCTCAACAAATTGATCAAAATGAACTATCTGACGATAATATATCTGTATCAAGGATGGAATTTCGCCCCGAAGGATATAAATTGGAAGGTCCAGAATCATTTCATAATGTGACAGGCATCATTGGTGAAATTAATCAAATAgatgatgatgaaagtGTTGTAACTAGTGAATCTATAAATGAAACCCATGCACAGTATGGTATTGATGATAAGCATGAATTTGTTGAGGAAGTTCAAAATGTTAGTTGCAGCACTTTTAAATCAACGAATGATTTCAGATTAGATGAGACAAATGTATCTAACTTTAATGGTAGAATTGTGGAGGATTTATGCATTTTGAAACATGAAAATACCAAATTTGACACTATAAGCATCCACTCAAGCAATTCATATAATCAACTTGAGGAAAAGGAACACTTTGACAAATCATCTCAGACACACATTCCTATGCCTGTGGCAAACAATGTCAAAAACATAACTTCGcatgaaattgttaattacaACATTTACTGGGATTCTAcggaaatatttaataaaaaattgagtCACACTTCCTACCGCATTGTATTGACACTATTTGTAGCGTCTATAGTTTCTATTGGCTGTACCACAGCTCTAATTTTTTCGTACAACGACCGATTAACTACAGTAATACCACTGATAGCACTGTGTGTATATGGCATTGCATTTGGATTCATCCCAAATTTCAACCTCGAAGTTTTAAATAGCATTGCCCATGATTGGAAGGAGCAACTTCATTTAAGTGATACAATTGCTGCGCAATTGCCCAGTGCTGATTGGATAGGCAATTATACCAAGAATGCGTTGCGTTTTCATTACTCCGAACGATTGAAATGGATGGGTTTGTTGTTAATTGGAGTGTCTAGCGTGGGTGTTTTGAATAAAAACTTCTTAATTTGGCCTTGGGGCACATGGGAATGGATTTATACAGTTTCGCTAGGTGTTACTCTTTCGttgtttacaatttttCCAATGACATCCACCACAATGTTAGCAAAATTTGGTACACATTTTGCTCTtaaaacaatattttctcTGTACAAATTGCAAACAAATGGTGTTTGTTCACTATCTCTTTTCGGCGAAAGTTCGCCCTTCCTAATCAAACGCACCGACACTATTCCATCGCATCAAATATCCCAAATAGATACTAATAAAATTAGCTATTTAACGTTGGTAAATGTGGGAAATGATGGTAGATTTTGTCTGTTTGAGGAAGATCAGTATATGACAATCTACCCCCCTATCACAACTCACAGGCACAACAATACCATTGTGTATATCACGGGCAAATATATGAGAACTGAATGCCCAAATTTCTATGTTTTTAGCGGTGGATTGTTTGATAGgttgttattttattacGATTTGAGGAATTTATTTCTGACGAATTTCACTATTGCTCTGGAATTTGATACAAAGTTTGCACTCGATACTTTTCTTGGCAAGCTAAACATATTGTCAACTACTGATAATTTGGTTAGTTATCATGGCTTTGATTTCGTCTAATTTTTGCCGTTTATGTATATTAGCCACTTCAAATTGCAGTAGGATAATTTCTGCagtaaattatacatatcCATTATCGCATTCGCTACTGTACGGTTTACCAGATAATTATGCTGTCAATGAGTTAATTTTGccaaaatttgaacaaGGGTTGGATATTTTGTTACGAAAGGGGCCAAAAAAATCGTATAAGAAAAGAGTCATGGGTCTGGCCTCAACTAAATCAAGACGTAGGCACGCTGCCGCTAATCGTTAACTAGTCAACTGTCTAGTGTTGAATTTTCGTAAAATTATGAGGAAAACAATTAGTTTACTTTATAAGCtgttttttatcaatttctgTAGGCACTCTGAGCATGAAGATTGCCTCAAGTAGCGATCTCCCCTTCAAGATATTCGTGACTGTGGCGTTATAATCCTTGCTCTTGGCCAGATCTCCGTGCTTTCCTGAATTAAATAGGTAAATGGTTTTGATTTGGGGGTATTCCTGTTTAGAAATCTCCTCATATAGATCCTCTTTGGTCGAAATGTAATCATTCCCCCCTTGCATAATGTAAACGGGAATGTCTCTTGCGTAGTTTATCAAATGTCCAAGTCGCATTTTGTTCACATGCCCTCCAAGTCTGAATTAGCACCGCATttaaatgcaataaatagTGAATGTTGTGTTTgttatgtaatatataatgttaaatatattaaatcataGTACCTCTTGTCCATAAGCGAGACAAATTGGTTCATAAACCAGCCAAACTTCTTACTGGCATCCGGCAAACCACGTgagattatattttttacattcGAGACCGGGGATTCCAAAATAACCTTGGAAACATTCACATTGTTAGATGTATCGTACTTAAATCCCCTCAACCCGCCACAATTGGAGATGAGTCTTGAATTCCCATTTACATTCTCAAAAATGTACCTCATTTTTAGATACAAAAGCACACTTAAACAGCTTATAGATTGGGCATATAATGAAATAGATTCGATGCCCAAATTCTTTTTTGCGAATGCTACGGCATCGTATATATCCATGGCTCCTCTCATACCTATGTCAgttgtatattgtataatcatTAGCCATACAATTAATGGCGAATCTGTATTTAAATCAACATTGTTATGTAtaacataataatatagtaaTATTTGTGCCTACCAATATTGGTTAATAAAGTGTTATCACTTATTTCCGATTTGTTCAAGTTAACTATTAATACGTGGCTTGAATCCAACTCTCCATTCTAAATCTAGTGTAAATTTTACCTTGCTTAAAGCGTTAAAAAAAGCTAGACAGGATTGCATATTCCCATACCA from the Babesia microti strain RI chromosome I, complete genome genome contains:
- a CDS encoding A1 cistron-splicing factor AAR2 — translated: MSLLLVELPLDEVIGLDFGFFRANNSICAVVELSTGPHYLYLTRDEVRYGHFVYITEGQIVVLQASKKLGVAFEQCADEERYVFGFKRGDFNSYMGRLSSEIVRPWKALTEFINKETIDRLQPLDHGTIASSTAPNNYTKESNKTSKINAKKSLDEYMASRITTNNISSYVNPNDHSIEGYKLAATQCDTGNSAKVENDTENGSKVVENFDGGVIYFTQIPSYRYGIKQNHGSNVTNIGMDKTWALDCMIKEFELVDGMKNKCGFKMAEYMDRPYMYIIAELQFAFVCLLMGHSYEALNQWKELFKLLCSCDSGITIYPEAFIAFGKCAYYQMAQLPGKEDLEMDNFLIECMTNFKDIIKSTDCVDIRLLKTMSNLEKMIKMKFGIELEEFCEDGPVVVEI
- a CDS encoding hypothetical protein (overlaps_old_locusTagID:BBM_I00375), whose protein sequence is MEINVLGEVSLGGSGIIEAKFDNFGRFLAVLTEDKICTLFDISNGCFTEIIRSQFHPSTLSIAWTNPKFGQYIIASLASGSIHVMKLTISPKLSTISFIGESRVLNEYPSALNVGNTDTDMFIVLGSAGGKIGILSLKTNELTAPFDAHFGGVTALCFDTNCSSLFSIGQDYRLVKWFRIDNSPTWTKIFSIKSDMPMNTIDYSLGEIIASHSSKVFIYNEKGEELEMLDVRKVKVDNGVDLGNNSISKVAFHGHRSIAVALESNVTILYTKDGGDKYKFMGILHK
- a CDS encoding hypothetical protein (overlaps_old_locusTagID:BBM_I00380) — protein: MSAEIDPQFFLFPPGMEKRKDRSKLLEDAGNFYKKLFVIYAKHVKSNSQAYDNIEHLQKKASEFLKLVKRASIHDKTGIFSKPIISIASDTIDTVEPIAITVDKVVPNTPAPCSQVAEQSDVDKHNDSDGVFTTRMSNEIPVNDVSKTVEGSVSISSETTIDYYVNSSRDAQQIDQNELSDDNISVSRMEFRPEGYKLEGPESFHNVTGIIGEINQIDDDESVVTSESINETHAQYGIDDKHEFVEEVQNVSCSTFKSTNDFRLDETNVSNFNGRIVEDLCILKHENTKFDTISIHSSNSYNQLEEKEHFDKSSQTHIPMPVANNVKNITSHEIVNYNIYWDSTEIFNKKLSHTSYRIVLTLFVASIVSIGCTTALIFSYNDRLTTVIPLIALCVYGIAFGFIPNFNLEVLNSIAHDWKEQLHLSDTIAAQLPSADWIGNYTKNALRFHYSERLKWMGLLLIGVSSVGVLNKNFLIWPWGTWEWIYTVSLGVTLSLFTIFPMTSTTMLAKFGTHFALKTIFSLYKLQTNGVCSLSLFGESSPFLIKRTDTIPSHQISQIDTNKISYLTLVNVGNDGRFCLFEEDQYMTIYPPITTHRHNNTIVYITGKYMRTECPNFYVFSGGLFDRLLFYYDLRNLFLTNFTIALEFDTKFALDTFLGKLNILSTTDNLVSYHGFDFV